The genomic interval TTAAGTGCATTGTTGAAGCGATACGTGCCCCATGGGAGAGTGTCGCTTCAGCTTGAACCTGGCGATAATGTAATTGTTATTATGTCTTCGTTCAATCCTGGAAGCAGCGAGTTTTCTCGAGAAGATGTGCTCTCGATGCCGGTCCGGGTCTTCAAGGTGCAAGTGTATTGAAAAAAAATCAAAGTTAGTTTTCACCATTTAGGGACTGCTTTCACGCAGTCCCTTTTTTTATTTGTTTTTTTTTAAGCA from Chloroherpetonaceae bacterium carries:
- a CDS encoding DUF1874 domain-containing protein → MLYLTCTFSPQMLRKGSSATIEEIELEQAIWELNQEDFKSAVRKESSAAVLSALLKRYVPHGRVSLQLEPGDNVIVIMSSFNPGSSEFSREDVLSMPVRVFKVQVY